The genomic window ATCATGTGACTATTCTCTGCTGTgtgaaagaagtgtgtgtgtgtgtgtgtgtgtgtgtgcgcacgtgcacTGTTGTACTAACACAACGAGGAGACACAGAAACCCTGAGATGTGTTCATGAAGTGAGGTTTGTGTAGATTATGACTCTATTCTGTTGCcttgatgatttatttaaacagtAGATCAGACGAATGTACGCGACGGATTCGTTCTAACATCTCGGCGCGGTGAAAAGTTCCGACGGTGAGTCAGAGACACGACTCGACCTTCGTCCAGCAAAAACAGTTCGTACGTCTTACAAAAAACGGTATAAAGGGCCTAAAGGTACGAGGGCTTCAACCTCCGGTGTCGTCTATTTGTCTAATTTGCATAATAGactgaaaaaatacaaatacggTTCTTCTATTTTCTTTATACGTAGAGCAAATAAGGTTTTGATTTATTACTAGGTGATTAAAaagaagacgtgtgtgtgtgtgtgtgtgtgtgtgttgcactcACCAAGGATGCTGGGATCAGAGTGGAGCATCAGGCtgggtttcttcttcattttcccTCCCTGACTGTCGTACATGCTGCCACTTTTACTAATGTGGCTCGTCTGGAACACAGACTGCAAACGATCAGACGCCGGTGTTAGAAAAACAGGCCGTTTCTGTAAACATGAAAGCCTGGAAAAGTGTAAAACACTGAATGTTTGCTGTTTTGACCCAAAACTGCTCTGTTACCTGTAAGGGGAAGTTCATATTCAGTCCTGCGATCTCCTTACACAGCTgtagacagatacacacagtaataacGTTAGAGTTAAACGTCACACAGGTGAGTTAGAGTTAAACGTCACACAGGTGAATAGATGAATAGTGacctgctgctgctgtctcTGCTGGTTGGCCTTCTGCTTGGCGCGGCGCTCCAGGAACTGCTTTGCGAACTCTTTGGCTTCGACCGTGTCGCCCAGGTACGAACGGATGAAGTCGTGAACCTCGTACGGCGACTCCACTTCCTTTAGATAGGCCACGATGGTGgccactaaacacacacagagcagaatcctaaatctggtgactgtgatgactgttattttgtatattttaaaaataatacttatATACTGACAAaaggtgtgtgtacatacacacacacacacacacagaggtagtAGCTGtgtgtacgtacacacacacacacagaggtagtagctgtgtgttaatctgtgttaCCATCCACAGAGGAGGACGAGCTGTTGGCTGAGGTGTTGAGAGCGTGCAGCATTTGTTCACACCACGTGGTGAATCCATCCTGCTGAGGCTTCATGCCCTGTAACAGCTTCAGCAGACGCTCCTCTTCTTCTGTCCGCTTCCGACGGTTCAGCATGTACTGCTCACTGCTGCTAGTACTACTAGCAttattaccacacacacacacacacacacacacacacacacacacacacacacacacacacacacacacacacacacacacacacacacacacacacagtctttaatACAGGCAGGGGAGCTAGCGCACTTTACTAGAAAAAGCTCttatgtatgtgtaggtgtgtgttcacctgaATGAGGGGCTGCTCATGCTGTGCTTCATGCCCATGTTACGATGGTTGACTTGGTTTTTAATCGCCTCGTCCCAAATGCCCATGCTGCTGCTGCCGCCGCCATTGGTGCTGCTCATCTTTCCCTCCATTCCAGTCCACATTCCCACAGAGCTGTCACTCCACTGCCCCACtgacagctacacacacacacacacacacacacacaccccaattaatgatcacaaaacaaatcttaagctatagcaaaaaaaattgtagtaTCTGAAGTAAATGCAGAGTAATTACACAACTAACACAAATTCATGGTCTTTTTAAAGTGTTGCTCGCGTGTTCGGTGGTTGCCCCAGTACCCCACAGTACCCCAGGTGGTTGCCCCAGTACCCAAAAGTGGTTGCCCCAGTACCCGAAGAACTTCTTTGTACCACCACTCATACTAGGGCAATTATCTGGGTCAGAATTTTGCCCGGTTACAGAATGACGAACATGTGAAGGTGTAGTAATGTCTCACCCTCTGCTGCTGAGCTCTCTGCTGTTGCTGCTCCAGGAGGCCGAGGTTCTTTCCCTGAGCTTTACCCAGAGAGAGCGACCCTGTCTGGGCCGAGCTCCAGCCTGCACCTCCCTGCACCTCCCGCTGCTGCTGACTCTGCTGAAGCAATTTCATCAGAAGCTCCTGCTGACGAcactgctgcacacacacacagacacacacacttcagtatcCGTTTGTGCGAGCTGGTTCTCAGTGCACGAGTGATAAGTGAGTCTCTGTACCTGCTCACGTTTGCGCCTGtacatctcctcctcctctctcctcttctgcTCCTCCTGCtgccttctcttctcttctcgaCGCTTTCGCTCCTCATCCTCCCTCTTCACCCTGAGTTCAGCTTCACGCCTCTCCTGCTggagctgacacacacacacacacacacacacacatttttaaattaaataaatcaatacaaatGTCACACCTAGGCATGGATATAAACAGAGAGGTGACTCCTAAACCTTAAGTCTTACTTTCTGCAGCTGCTCGAGAGTTGGACCCTGaggtgagttcaaatcccacagACCGACCTCAGCACCTGCAGGACACGGAGAGTGTGATGAGCAGAACACTAACGAGGACATCAGTATGGTCATGGTGTCAGCTTTAACGCTAATTATCAGTCTACATGTGGTTACTGTGTGCATGTGGTCTAACACATGAACTGTTCCTAAATGAAATGTTCTGAAGAAAGTGTTCctaacagaagtgtgtgtgtgtctagcgGTGTTGTTGGAGGATGGCGGGTGTTGAGTGTGTATAAAGCTGAATGAACCTCACCTGGCGTCTGTGAGGATGAGGTATGAATGTCCCAGGCTTCTGGCACGGATCGGTTCATAGCAGGCATCATTCCTGTCTCAccacacctgacacacacaggcagcgttaagcagagagagagagagagagagagagagagagagagagagagactgtgtgtgtgtgtgtgcgcatgcaggTACCTGTTTATATGTTGAAATCTGATTTGGAGCTGCTGGTAGAGAGCTGCTGTGGCTGCTTGCTCCAACTGCTTCTTCAACATCTCCTGATCCATGttaccctacacacacacacacacaaacttattaCTAGAACCTACAACATTCCACATTTTCATAATGATCCCtacgtttgtgtgtttgttgcccTCACCAGTAGGGGAGGAGGTGAGGGTCCCGGAGAGAAAGGCACACGTCCCCACATCTTTATGACGTCCCCCAGAGGTTGGAAACCTTCATCACAGCCTCTCTTCACCAGCAGAGTCATTAGGAAATAACCAGCCTGGAACCACTCGCACATCTCCACCGGACTGAACGGGCCTGAGGGAgggggtacacacacacacacacacacacacacacacacacacacacacacacagtgagaaacaCTATCATTGATAATAcgataaaacattaaaattaaatgaaagttcCATACCTTGGATCTCTCCTTGAGGGTCTTTGTAGAACCACTTCATGGCCGACTCGTGGGTGAGCGGCAGGGCGCCGGCGGAGTGaggcagggtgtgtgtgttggggtgggagtgtgtgtgtgtggtggggagtgtgtgtgtgcgagtgacaGCAACTCCATGGCTCTCCTGCAACGCCTGTGTAAAACGCTCTTCCTCCAGAGACGTGTCCTGAAGAGACGCCACCATCTTCTCCGCCTCCTGCACACGACAGCAGTGACTTTAACGGCCTTAGGTACCATTCTGAGGTTTCACGCAAACTAAACTCCAACTAcaattatgttaataaaaaaaaacctaacgcTAACGAGCGACAGaatgttatattaaaatagAGACATACTACAAAATAGCAAGTTAATGTTTTTAGCTGATGTGATTAAATCATTTCTCAGGAAAACAAACGCTTTAATCTACTgtttttataacacacacacctgctgcatGTGCGTCATGCCGTCCTCCTCCTCAGTGTCGCCTCCTGGAGGCAGGATGTCAGCGGGGGTGATGGGAGGGGAGGCAGTCCGGGCAGGAGGAGAGCTCCGACTCAGCTGAGTGCTGCCCCCTACTGGAGCTGCTTCTGAAACACATCCCTCATGTTTAAGAGCCCTCGCTGACTGACAGACGGAGGTGAAGTGAAGCGATTTATTATTTGGGTTTAAATCTAAAGTTGGACTACGTTTAAACAGCCATCATGTGAACAAACTTGTaggatataaaatgtaaaatttggtTAAATTAGGAACCTTTATGACTGCAGATGTTCATTAAAGCGACTGTATTCATGTAAATACCTTCGTTCATCTGGAGGCTAAACTTTGTGGGTGGAGCAACACAAGGTGGGTGTGGTTCCTGTTCTGAGTTGAGAGCGCAGATGGAAAtggaggaaggaggaggaggaggaggaggagaagcagtAGCTTTTATCTCTCCGTCATCGAACGCACCAGACGCTTCGACGTCCTCTACTGGAAAGGACAGGTTGAGGAACGAGTGTGAAACATCCTCCCCATCTACTCGTATACACAACACACCGCTACACGTCTTCAGTTACCTTTATCAACAGAGTCGTCCTTCCTCTCTCGCTCGATCTCGTCTTCCTCCTCCAGAGCCTCGAACTCCAGCTCCTGGTCTTCAGGGATGGCGTCTCTCGAGCTCTTCTAAAGAGAAAATCAAATAATTCATAAACTTGCTGCAGCCGTCACTCAGAGACGTCCCTCTAACCTCGCAGTGTTTCTGAGGCTTTCCAAAGAAAACATCACCCCAAACTAAGCTAAAAGCTAACAGATTAACATGCCACGCCCCCaacatcacacacctgtacatcAAACTCTGCCTCACCTTAACGCACATGAA from Tachysurus vachellii isolate PV-2020 chromosome 20, HZAU_Pvac_v1, whole genome shotgun sequence includes these protein-coding regions:
- the gigyf1b gene encoding GRB10-interacting GYF protein 1 isoform X3 — protein: MTAETLNFGPEWLRALSRGGSITSPPPSPAMPKSKLAEYRYGCEEMLALYVKDNKVPEDMQDKEFAAILQDEPQQPLALVPLTEEEQRNFSMSVNSVAVLRLMGKGGGAAPVGVSRSRGTARGGRGRGRGEGGFYQRGAEEEVGFGRSREVHRSQSWDDRGERRFEKPPRREGGRGGFEDAGTGRKDYTRSDSDNWRTLREEQDEEEGGVVGEAGGSWRVAGTRRDDGGPRSAGWRDHVNGDGRRRKFDFDFREGDVVRRRSGSEGGEEERDGLPEWCTDEEEGEMGTFDSSGAFMCVKKSSRDAIPEDQELEFEALEEEDEIERERKDDSVDKVEDVEASGAFDDGEIKATASPPPPPPPSSISICALNSEQEPHPPCVAPPTKFSLQMNEEAAPVGGSTQLSRSSPPARTASPPITPADILPPGGDTEEEDGMTHMQQEAEKMVASLQDTSLEEERFTQALQESHGVAVTRTHTLPTTHTHSHPNTHTLPHSAGALPLTHESAMKWFYKDPQGEIQGPFSPVEMCEWFQAGYFLMTLLVKRGCDEGFQPLGDVIKMWGRVPFSPGPSPPPLLGNMDQEMLKKQLEQAATAALYQQLQIRFQHINRYLHAHTHTHSLSLSLSLSLSLSLCLTLPVCVRCGETGMMPAMNRSVPEAWDIHTSSSQTPGAEVGLWDLNSPQGPTLEQLQKLQQERREAELRVKREDEERKRREEKRRQQEEQKRREEEEMYRRKREQQCRQQELLMKLLQQSQQQREVQGGAGWSSAQTGSLSLGKAQGKNLGLLEQQQQRAQQQRLSVGQWSDSSVGMWTGMEGKMSSTNGGGSSSMGIWDEAIKNQVNHRNMGMKHSMSSPSFSTSSSEQYMLNRRKRTEEEERLLKLLQGMKPQQDGFTTWCEQMLHALNTSANSSSSSVDVATIVAYLKEVESPYEVHDFIRSYLGDTVEAKEFAKQFLERRAKQKANQQRQQQQLCKEIAGLNMNFPLQSVFQTSHISKSGSMYDSQGGKMKKKPSLMLHSDPSILGYSFLGSSERMMLGEMEAVEDY
- the gigyf1b gene encoding GRB10-interacting GYF protein 1 isoform X4: MTAETLNFGPEWLRALSRGGSITSPPPSPAMPKSKLAEYRYGCEEMLALYVKDNKVPEDMQDKEFAAILQDEPQQPLALVPLTEEEQRNFSMSVNSVAVLRLMGKGGGAAPVGVSRSRGTARGGRGRGRGEGGFYQRGAEEEVGFGRSREVHRSQSWDDRGERRFEKPPRREGGRGGFEDAGTGRKDYTRSDSDNWRTLREEQDEEEGGVVGEAGGSWRVAGTRRDDGGPRSAGWRDHVNGDGRRRKFDFDFREGDVVRRRSGSEGGEEERDGLPEWCTDEEEGEMGTFDSSGAFMCVKKSSRDAIPEDQELEFEALEEEDEIERERKDDSVDKVEDVEASGAFDDGEIKATASPPPPPPPSSISICALNSEQEPHPPCVAPPTKFSLQMNEAAPVGGSTQLSRSSPPARTASPPITPADILPPGGDTEEEDGMTHMQQEAEKMVASLQDTSLEEERFTQALQESHGVAVTRTHTLPTTHTHSHPNTHTLPHSAGALPLTHESAMKWFYKDPQGEIQGPFSPVEMCEWFQAGYFLMTLLVKRGCDEGFQPLGDVIKMWGRVPFSPGPSPPPLLGNMDQEMLKKQLEQAATAALYQQLQIRFQHINRYLHAHTHTHSLSLSLSLSLSLSLCLTLPVCVRCGETGMMPAMNRSVPEAWDIHTSSSQTPGAEVGLWDLNSPQGPTLEQLQKLQQERREAELRVKREDEERKRREEKRRQQEEQKRREEEEMYRRKREQQCRQQELLMKLLQQSQQQREVQGGAGWSSAQTGSLSLGKAQGKNLGLLEQQQQRAQQQRLSVGQWSDSSVGMWTGMEGKMSSTNGGGSSSMGIWDEAIKNQVNHRNMGMKHSMSSPSFSSTSSSEQYMLNRRKRTEEEERLLKLLQGMKPQQDGFTTWCEQMLHALNTSANSSSSSVDVATIVAYLKEVESPYEVHDFIRSYLGDTVEAKEFAKQFLERRAKQKANQQRQQQQLCKEIAGLNMNFPLQSVFQTSHISKSGSMYDSQGGKMKKKPSLMLHSDPSILGYSFLGSSERMMLGEMEAVEDY
- the gigyf1b gene encoding GRB10-interacting GYF protein 1 isoform X7, whose product is MTAETLNFGPEWLRALSRGGSITSPPPSPAMPKSKLAEYRYGCEEMLALYVKDNKVPEDMQDKEFAAILQDEPQQPLALVPLTEEEQRNFSMSVNSVAVLRLMGKGGGAAPVGVSRSRGTARGGRGRGRGEGGFYQRGAEEEVGFGRSREVHRSQSWDDRGERRFEKPPRREGGRGGFEDAGTGRKDYTRSDSDNWRTLREEQDEEEGGVVGEAGGSWRVAGTRRDDGGPRSAGWRDHVNGDGRRRKFDFDFREGDVVRRRSGSEGGEEERDGLPEWCTDEEEGEMGTFDSSGAFMCVKKSSRDAIPEDQELEFEALEEEDEIERERKDDSVDKVEDVEASGAFDDGEIKATASPPPPPPPSSISICALNSEQEPHPPCVAPPTKFSLQMNEEAAPVGGSTQLSRSSPPARTASPPITPADILPPGGDTEEEDGMTHMQQEAEKMVASLQDTSLEEERFTQALQESHGVAVTRTHTLPTTHTHSHPNTHTLPHSAGALPLTHESAMKWFYKDPQGEIQGPFSPVEMCEWFQAGYFLMTLLVKRGCDEGFQPLGDVIKMWGRVPFSPGPSPPPLLGNMDQEMLKKQLEQAATAALYQQLQIRFQHINRCGETGMMPAMNRSVPEAWDIHTSSSQTPGAEVGLWDLNSPQGPTLEQLQKLQQERREAELRVKREDEERKRREEKRRQQEEQKRREEEEMYRRKREQQCRQQELLMKLLQQSQQQREVQGGAGWSSAQTGSLSLGKAQGKNLGLLEQQQQRAQQQRLSVGQWSDSSVGMWTGMEGKMSSTNGGGSSSMGIWDEAIKNQVNHRNMGMKHSMSSPSFSSTSSSEQYMLNRRKRTEEEERLLKLLQGMKPQQDGFTTWCEQMLHALNTSANSSSSSVDVATIVAYLKEVESPYEVHDFIRSYLGDTVEAKEFAKQFLERRAKQKANQQRQQQQLCKEIAGLNMNFPLQSVFQTSHISKSGSMYDSQGGKMKKKPSLMLHSDPSILGYSFLGSSERMMLGEMEAVEDY
- the gigyf1b gene encoding GRB10-interacting GYF protein 1 isoform X6, which gives rise to MTAETLNFGPEWLRALSRGGSITSPPPSPAMPKSKLAEYRYGCEEMLALYVKDNKVPEDMQDKEFAAILQDEPQQPLALVPLTEEEQRNFSMSVNSVAVLRLMGKGGGAAPVGVSRSRGTARGGRGRGRGEGGFYQRGAEEEVGFGRSREVHRSQSWDDRGERRFEKPPRREGGRGGFEDAGTGRKDYTRSDSDNWRTLREEQDEEEGGVVGEAGGSWRVAGTRRDDGGPRSAGWRDHVNGDGRRRKFDFDFREGDVVRRRSGSEGGEEERDGLPEWCTDEEEGEMGTFDSSGAFMCVKKSSRDAIPEDQELEFEALEEEDEIERERKDDSVDKVEDVEASGAFDDGEIKATASPPPPPPPSSISICALNSEQEPHPPCVAPPTKFSLQMNEEAAPVGGSTQLSRSSPPARTASPPITPADILPPGGDTEEEDGMTHMQQEAEKMVASLQDTSLEEERFTQALQESHGVAVTRTHTLPTTHTHSHPNTHTLPHSAGALPLTHESAMKWFYKDPQGEIQGPFSPVEMCEWFQAGYFLMTLLVKRGCDEGFQPLGDVIKMWGRVPFSPGPSPPPLLGNMDQEMLKKQLEQAATAALYQQLQIRFQHINRYLHAHTHTHSLSLSLSLSLSLSLCLTLPVCVRCGETGMMPAMNRSVPEAWDIHTSSSQTPGAEVGLWDLNSPQGPTLEQLQKLQQERREAELRVKREDEERKRREEKRRQQEEQKRREEEEMYRRKREQQCRQQELLMKLLQQSQQQREVQGGAGWSSAQTGSLSLGKAQGKNLGLLEQQQQRAQQQRLSVGQWSDSSVGMWTGMEGKMSSTNGGGSSSMGIWDEAIKNQVNHRNMGMKHSMSSPSFSSTSSSEQYMLNRRKRTEEEERLLKLLQGMKPQQDGFTTWCEQMLHALNTSANSSSSSVDVATIVAYLKEVESPYEVHDFIRSYLGDTVEAKEFAKQFLERRAKQKANQQRQQQQLCKEIAGLNMNFPLQTSHISKSGSMYDSQGGKMKKKPSLMLHSDPSILGYSFLGSSERMMLGEMEAVEDY
- the gigyf1b gene encoding GRB10-interacting GYF protein 1 isoform X1; the protein is MTAETLNFGPEWLRALSRGGSITSPPPSPAMPKSKLAEYRYGCEEMLALYVKDNKVPEDMQDKEFAAILQDEPQQPLALVPLTEEEQRNFSMSVNSVAVLRLMGKGGGAAPVGVSRSRGTARGGRGRGRGEGGFYQRGAEEEVGFGRSREVHRSQSWDDRGERRFEKPPRREGGRGGFEDAGTGRKDYTRSDSDNWRTLREEQDEEEGGVVGEAGGSWRVAGTRRDDGGPRSAGWRDHVNGDGRRRKFDFDFREGDVVRRRSGSEGGEEERDGLPEWCTDEEEGEMGTFDSSGAFMCVKKSSRDAIPEDQELEFEALEEEDEIERERKDDSVDKVEDVEASGAFDDGEIKATASPPPPPPPSSISICALNSEQEPHPPCVAPPTKFSLQMNEEAAPVGGSTQLSRSSPPARTASPPITPADILPPGGDTEEEDGMTHMQQEAEKMVASLQDTSLEEERFTQALQESHGVAVTRTHTLPTTHTHSHPNTHTLPHSAGALPLTHESAMKWFYKDPQGEIQGPFSPVEMCEWFQAGYFLMTLLVKRGCDEGFQPLGDVIKMWGRVPFSPGPSPPPLLGNMDQEMLKKQLEQAATAALYQQLQIRFQHINRYLHAHTHTHSLSLSLSLSLSLSLCLTLPVCVRCGETGMMPAMNRSVPEAWDIHTSSSQTPGAEVGLWDLNSPQGPTLEQLQKLQQERREAELRVKREDEERKRREEKRRQQEEQKRREEEEMYRRKREQQCRQQELLMKLLQQSQQQREVQGGAGWSSAQTGSLSLGKAQGKNLGLLEQQQQRAQQQRLSVGQWSDSSVGMWTGMEGKMSSTNGGGSSSMGIWDEAIKNQVNHRNMGMKHSMSSPSFSSTSSSEQYMLNRRKRTEEEERLLKLLQGMKPQQDGFTTWCEQMLHALNTSANSSSSSVDVATIVAYLKEVESPYEVHDFIRSYLGDTVEAKEFAKQFLERRAKQKANQQRQQQQLCKEIAGLNMNFPLQSVFQTSHISKSGSMYDSQGGKMKKKPSLMLHSDPSILGYSFLGSSERMMLGEMEAVEDY
- the gigyf1b gene encoding GRB10-interacting GYF protein 1 isoform X8, with product MTAETLNFGPEWLRALSRGGSITSPPPSPAMPKSKLAEYRYGCEEMLALYVKDNKVPEDMQDKEFAAILQDEPQQPLALVPLTEEEQRNFSMSVNSVAVLRLMGKGGGAAPVGVSRSRGTARGGRGRGRGEGGFYQRGAEEEVGFGRSREVHRSQSWDDRGERRFEKPPRREGGRGGFEDAGTGRKDYTRSDSDNWRTLREEQDEEEGGVVGEAGGSWRVAGTRRDDGGPRSAGWRDHVNGDGRRRKFDFDFREGDVVRRRSGSEGGEEERDGLPEWCTDEEEGEMGTFDSSGAFMCVKKSSRDAIPEDQELEFEALEEEDEIERERKDDSVDKVEDVEASGAFDDGEIKATASPPPPPPPSSISICALNSEQEPHPPCVAPPTKFSLQMNEEAAPVGGSTQLSRSSPPARTASPPITPADILPPGGDTEEEDGMTHMQQEAEKMVASLQDTSLEEERFTQALQESHGVAVTRTHTLPTTHTHSHPNTHTLPHSAGALPLTHESAMKWFYKDPQGEIQGPFSPVEMCEWFQAGYFLMTLLVKRGCDEGFQPLGDVIKMWGRVPFSPGPSPPPLLGNMDQEMLKKQLEQAATAALYQQLQIRFQHINRCGETGMMPAMNRSVPEAWDIHTSSSQTPGAEVGLWDLNSPQGPTLEQLQKLQQERREAELRVKREDEERKRREEKRRQQEEQKRREEEEMYRRKREQCRQQELLMKLLQQSQQQREVQGGAGWSSAQTGSLSLGKAQGKNLGLLEQQQQRAQQQRLSVGQWSDSSVGMWTGMEGKMSSTNGGGSSSMGIWDEAIKNQVNHRNMGMKHSMSSPSFSSTSSSEQYMLNRRKRTEEEERLLKLLQGMKPQQDGFTTWCEQMLHALNTSANSSSSSVDVATIVAYLKEVESPYEVHDFIRSYLGDTVEAKEFAKQFLERRAKQKANQQRQQQQLCKEIAGLNMNFPLQSVFQTSHISKSGSMYDSQGGKMKKKPSLMLHSDPSILGYSFLGSSERMMLGEMEAVEDY
- the gigyf1b gene encoding GRB10-interacting GYF protein 1 isoform X5 — protein: MTAETLNFGPEWLRALSRGGSITSPPPSPAMPKSKLAEYRYGCEEMLALYVKDNKVPEDMQDKEFAAILQDEPQQPLALVPLTEEEQRNFSMSVNSVAVLRLMGKGGGAAPVGVSRSRGTARGGRGRGRGEGGFYQRGAEEEVGFGRSREVHRSQSWDDRGERRFEKPPRREGGRGGFEDAGTGRKDYTRSDSDNWRTLREEQDEEEGGVVGEAGGSWRVAGTRRDDGGPRSAGWRDHVNGDGRRRKFDFDFREGDVVRRRSGSEGGEEERDGLPEWCTDEEEGEMGTFDSSGAFMCVKKSSRDAIPEDQELEFEALEEEDEIERERKDDSVDKVEDVEASGAFDDGEIKATASPPPPPPPSSISICALNSEQEPHPPCVAPPTKFSLQMNEEAAPVGGSTQLSRSSPPARTASPPITPADILPPGGDTEEEDGMTHMQQEAEKMVASLQDTSLEEERFTQALQESHGVAVTRTHTLPTTHTHSHPNTHTLPHSAGALPLTHESAMKWFYKDPQGEIQGPFSPVEMCEWFQAGYFLMTLLVKRGCDEGFQPLGDVIKMWGRVPFSPGPSPPPLLGNMDQEMLKKQLEQAATAALYQQLQIRFQHINRYLHAHTHTHSLSLSLSLSLSLSLCLTLPVCVRCGETGMMPAMNRSVPEAWDIHTSSSQTPGAEVGLWDLNSPQGPTLEQLQKLQQERREAELRVKREDEERKRREEKRRQQEEQKRREEEEMYRRKREQCRQQELLMKLLQQSQQQREVQGGAGWSSAQTGSLSLGKAQGKNLGLLEQQQQRAQQQRLSVGQWSDSSVGMWTGMEGKMSSTNGGGSSSMGIWDEAIKNQVNHRNMGMKHSMSSPSFSSTSSSEQYMLNRRKRTEEEERLLKLLQGMKPQQDGFTTWCEQMLHALNTSANSSSSSVDVATIVAYLKEVESPYEVHDFIRSYLGDTVEAKEFAKQFLERRAKQKANQQRQQQQLCKEIAGLNMNFPLQSVFQTSHISKSGSMYDSQGGKMKKKPSLMLHSDPSILGYSFLGSSERMMLGEMEAVEDY
- the gigyf1b gene encoding GRB10-interacting GYF protein 1 isoform X2: MTAETLNFGPEWLRALSRGGSITSPPPSPAMPKSKLAEYRYGCEEMLALYVKDNKVPEDMQDKEFAAILQDEPQQPLALVPLTEEEQRNFSMSVNSVAVLRLMGKGGGAAPVGVSRSRGTARGGRGRGRGEGGFYQRGAEEEVGFGRSREVHRSQSWDDRGERRFEKPPRREGGRGGFEDAGTGRKDYTRSDSDNWRTLREEQDEEEGGVVGEAGGSWRVAGTRRDDGGPRSAGWRDHVNGDGRRRKFDFDFREGDVVRRRSGSEGGEEERDGLPEWCTDEEEGEMGTFDSSGAFMCVKKSSRDAIPEDQELEFEALEEEDEIERERKDDSVDKEDVEASGAFDDGEIKATASPPPPPPPSSISICALNSEQEPHPPCVAPPTKFSLQMNEEAAPVGGSTQLSRSSPPARTASPPITPADILPPGGDTEEEDGMTHMQQEAEKMVASLQDTSLEEERFTQALQESHGVAVTRTHTLPTTHTHSHPNTHTLPHSAGALPLTHESAMKWFYKDPQGEIQGPFSPVEMCEWFQAGYFLMTLLVKRGCDEGFQPLGDVIKMWGRVPFSPGPSPPPLLGNMDQEMLKKQLEQAATAALYQQLQIRFQHINRYLHAHTHTHSLSLSLSLSLSLSLCLTLPVCVRCGETGMMPAMNRSVPEAWDIHTSSSQTPGAEVGLWDLNSPQGPTLEQLQKLQQERREAELRVKREDEERKRREEKRRQQEEQKRREEEEMYRRKREQQCRQQELLMKLLQQSQQQREVQGGAGWSSAQTGSLSLGKAQGKNLGLLEQQQQRAQQQRLSVGQWSDSSVGMWTGMEGKMSSTNGGGSSSMGIWDEAIKNQVNHRNMGMKHSMSSPSFSSTSSSEQYMLNRRKRTEEEERLLKLLQGMKPQQDGFTTWCEQMLHALNTSANSSSSSVDVATIVAYLKEVESPYEVHDFIRSYLGDTVEAKEFAKQFLERRAKQKANQQRQQQQLCKEIAGLNMNFPLQSVFQTSHISKSGSMYDSQGGKMKKKPSLMLHSDPSILGYSFLGSSERMMLGEMEAVEDY